A window from Salminus brasiliensis chromosome 7, fSalBra1.hap2, whole genome shotgun sequence encodes these proteins:
- the ppp4r2b gene encoding serine/threonine-protein phosphatase 4 regulatory subunit 2-B, whose amino-acid sequence MEVDTLLEALKDFEKKGKKEVSPVLDQFLCHVAKTGETMVSWSQFKSYFLFKLEKVMEDFRASAPEQRGPANPNVESVPFEEMKERILKIVNGYNGIPFTIQRLCELLTDPKRNYTGTEKFLRGVEKNVMVVSCVYPTSEKNGCSGVNRMNGVMLPGNTSIFTERKVNGPGTPRPLNRPKLSSSSSLATNGLPDSTENKEPNTTAGHNKLISDSSVSELSSSPSGPVKNKHADEEEGMEEDQQEVKRLKFSEEEEGEDGDDEAGAEVLRPALPESASDAQGTESPSSMTEEKDEGCEEESEAASSTAGGDDQEPSSTQSNCTSADDQESCSAEREVPSGSDSSAEEPSDMDQSEQQAPASSPEPRDEEEPSEPVSSSSSSSSSCCDDSGSSSNESSSGPAPSSSAADSPAEGDVESGDSENTEEPMEQD is encoded by the exons ATGGAGGTCGACACTCTTCTGGAGGCTCTGAAAG ATTTTgagaagaaagggaaaaaagaagtcTCTCCGGTGCTGGACCAGTTTCTGTGCCATGTTGCGAAGACCGGCGAGACCAT GGTATCGTGGTCACAGTTTAAAAGCTACTTCCTCTTCAAGCTGGAGAAGGTGATGGAGGACTTTCGAGCTTCAGCCCCAGAGCAGAGAGGACCTGCAAACCCCAACGTGGAGTCTGTTCCATTTGAAGAAATGAAGGAGAGGATACTGAAGATAGTCAACGGATACAACGG AATTCCTTTTACCATCCAGCGTTTGTGTGAGCTGCTCACAGACCCCAAGCGGAACTACACAGGAACTGAGAAGTTCCTCAGAGGGGTTGAGAAG AATGTGATGGTGGTCAGTTGTGTTTATCCCACTTCTGA gaaaaATGGCTGCAGTGGTGTTAAcagaatgaatggggtcatgttgCCGGGCAACACATCGATCTTCACTGAAAG GAAGGTGAATGGGCCAGGTACCCCCAGACCGTTGAACAGACCGAAACTCTCCTCATCTAGTTCACTGGCCACAAACGGCCTCCCAGACAGCACAGAAAACAAAGAGCCAAATACAACAGCCGGCCACAATAAGCTCATCAG cGACTCCTCTGTATCAGAATTGAGCTCGTCTCCGAGTGGGCCTGTAAAGAACAAACATGCAGATGAGGAAGAAGGCATGGAGGAAGATCAGCAAGAGGTGAAAAGGCTGAAGttcagtgaggaagaggagggagaAGATGGCGATGACGAGGCAGGCGCCGAGGTGCTTAGACCCGCACTGCCCGAAAGCGCGTCAGACGCACAAGGAACGGAGTCGCCGTCGTCCATGACCGAGGAGAAGGATGAAGGGTGCGAGGAGGAGAGCGAGGCTGCCTCTTCAACAGCAGGCGGTGACGACCAAG AGCCCTCCAGCACTCAGTCCAACTGCACGTCTGCGGACGACCAAGAAAGCTGCTCTGCTGAGAGGGAAGTGCCTAGCGGCTCTGACTCTTCGGCCGAGGAGCCCAGCGACATGGACCAGTCGGAGCAGCAAGCGCCAGCCTCCAGCCCTGAGCCGCGGGACGAGGAGGAGCCTAGCGAGccagtcagcagcagcagcagcagcagcagcagctgctgtgaCGACAGCGGCTCCAGCAGCAATGAGAGCAGTAGCGGCCCGGCCCCCAGCAGCAGTGCTGCAGACTCGCCCGCAGAGGGTGACGTGGAGTCTGGGGACTCGGAGAACACAGAGGAGCCGATGGAGCAGGACTGA